The following are encoded together in the Melitaea cinxia chromosome 22, ilMelCinx1.1, whole genome shotgun sequence genome:
- the LOC123664557 gene encoding GATA zinc finger domain-containing protein 1, whose translation MPKPTCVQCNTNDSLLWRSAESGQICNDCHLTNTANKEVKPEASTIKTEGEDKKEEKEDLEGKNGKAEGETTPAKATGKGTRKSTRSTRYKAKTPAPAPSKPAAPRGRGRRSIFKRQPLKAPTATATVVTSESIFFRGTYMQVGDIVSMIDIDGGTYYAQIRGFLTDQYCEKSAVVTWLLPTKASPPPEKGFDPATYIIGPEEELPRKLEYMEFIMHAPSDYYKASNTPYPLTENELNNYSGFIWTTLEPKEKT comes from the exons atgccaAAACCAACGTGTGTCCAATGCAATACGAACGATTCATTGCTCTGGCGTAGCGCAGAATCCGGCCAAATATGTAACGATTGTCACCTTACAAACACTGCTAATAAAGAAGTAAAACCTGAAGCTAGTACTATCAAAACCGAGGGGGAAGATAAAAAGGAAGAGAAAGAAGATTTAGAAGGTAAAAATGGCAAAGCTGAAGGGGAAACAACGCCAGCAAAGGCAACTGGGAAAGGTACTCGTAAGAGTACGCGTTCAACGAGATACAAGGCAAAGACGCCTGCCCCAGCGCCATCGAAACCGGCAGCGCCTCGTGGAAGAGGTCGacgaagtatttttaaaaggcAACCATTAAAAGCTCCTACAGCAACCGCCACTGTTGTTACAAGTGAATCTATATTTTTTAGG GGCACATACATGCAAGTCGGTGACATAGTCTCAATGATAGACATCGATGGAGGCACATACTATGCTCAAATCCGAGGTTTCCTAACTGACCAGTACTGCGAGAAGAGTGCTGTCGTCACTTGGTTGTTGCCCACAAAAGCGAGTCCACCTCCTGAGAAAGGATTTGATCCAGCTACTTATATCatag gtCCAGAAGAGGAATTGCCGCGCAAATTAGAATATATGGAATTCATAATGCACGCCCCGTCAGACTACTACAAAGCAAGCAACACACCCTATCCCCTAAcagaaaatgaattaaataattattcaggATTTATTTGGACGACACTGGAACCTAAggaaaaaacataa